The following proteins are encoded in a genomic region of Bacillus sp. FJAT-22090:
- a CDS encoding ABC transporter substrate-binding protein — MRKSIKRLAFILIGVVLLLAACGGKDNSGSTATSSEGTSSNGDAKKVKIGVTQIVEHPSLNAAFEGFQKALEDAGIEAEYQNENAQNDNSANTTIANNLVSSGVDLIFANSTPSAQAVASLTKDIPIVFTSVTDAVSAELVQSMEKPGGNVTGTVDTQPEAIPSTVKFLKEELGSKNVGMVFNSGEQNSRAQVDAVKTEMNKVGLNVVEASVSTSAEVKQATESLIGKVDSLYIITDNTVVSALESVVSVANDNKIPMMVGEFDSVKRGGLGAYGFEYFDIGYEAGEMAVKILNGESTPADLPVQYPQNLRFVMNKETADLLGLEIKDEWKAEFAQNR; from the coding sequence ATGAGAAAAAGTATAAAGAGATTAGCATTTATTCTTATTGGGGTTGTTCTTCTTTTAGCGGCATGCGGAGGAAAAGATAATTCAGGTTCAACCGCTACTTCAAGTGAAGGAACAAGCTCAAATGGGGATGCTAAAAAAGTAAAAATAGGTGTGACTCAAATTGTAGAACATCCATCTCTAAATGCGGCTTTTGAAGGATTTCAAAAAGCATTGGAAGATGCAGGCATAGAAGCAGAATATCAAAATGAAAATGCTCAAAATGACAATAGTGCCAACACGACGATTGCAAATAACTTAGTAAGTTCTGGTGTTGATTTAATATTTGCGAACTCTACACCAAGTGCTCAAGCAGTAGCAAGTTTAACGAAAGACATTCCAATCGTTTTTACATCTGTGACAGATGCAGTAAGTGCTGAACTTGTTCAATCGATGGAAAAACCAGGAGGAAATGTTACGGGTACTGTAGATACTCAACCAGAAGCGATTCCTAGTACAGTAAAATTTTTAAAAGAAGAACTAGGATCTAAAAATGTAGGAATGGTGTTTAATTCAGGTGAACAAAATTCACGTGCACAAGTAGATGCAGTAAAAACAGAGATGAACAAGGTAGGATTAAATGTAGTGGAAGCTTCAGTTTCCACATCAGCTGAGGTTAAACAAGCTACGGAATCCTTAATCGGAAAAGTAGATTCACTATATATAATTACGGATAATACGGTAGTATCCGCGCTTGAATCAGTTGTGTCAGTCGCAAATGATAATAAGATACCTATGATGGTTGGTGAATTCGACTCGGTAAAACGTGGTGGATTAGGTGCTTATGGTTTTGAGTATTTTGATATCGGATATGAAGCAGGTGAAATGGCTGTTAAGATTTTAAATGGAGAAAGCACACCGGCTGATTTACCAGTCCAATACCCTCAAAACTTAAGATTTGTAATGAATAAAGAAACTGCTGATTTGCTTGGCTTAGAGATTAAAGACGAGTGGAAAGCAGAATTTGCGCAGAATAGATAG
- the ytzI gene encoding YtzI protein, which yields MVWVLILTVFIFILVMCLSFFTINKGYAFKHTIDEIPKEKNEKTHQP from the coding sequence ATGGTTTGGGTTTTGATTTTGACAGTATTTATTTTTATCCTTGTTATGTGCCTTTCTTTTTTCACAATAAATAAGGGATACGCATTTAAACATACAATTGATGAAATACCAAAAGAAAAAAATGAAAAAACGCATCAACCATAA
- a CDS encoding ABC transporter permease: MFSAIFGSVEQGIIYAIMALGVYLTFRVLDFPDLTVDGSFVTGAGTAATMIVLGYHPALATLVAILAGFIAGCITGLLHTKGKINPLLSGILMMIALYSINLRIMGLTVENSIGRPNIPLLNSETLFSQFYSWWGSLGIDEAINNFLKSIGIEFVPSTWGTIVIVAILVFAIKLIVDWFLKTEVGLAIRATGDNKKMIRSFSANTDTLVIIGLGISNGLVALSGALIAQYAKFADIGMGIGMIVIGLASVIIGEAIFGTKTIVRTTLAVIAGAIIYRIVLALALRVELLDTGDMKLITAVIVICALILPQYFDKRREKSRKAKRHAERAISNVNVIKREGNDLA, translated from the coding sequence ATGTTTTCAGCTATTTTTGGATCTGTTGAGCAAGGAATCATCTATGCAATCATGGCACTCGGAGTGTATCTTACATTCCGAGTACTTGATTTTCCGGATTTAACGGTAGATGGAAGTTTCGTTACGGGAGCTGGAACAGCAGCTACGATGATCGTCTTAGGATATCATCCGGCACTCGCAACATTAGTAGCAATACTAGCTGGTTTTATTGCTGGCTGTATAACTGGTTTATTACATACGAAAGGCAAGATTAATCCTTTGCTGTCAGGTATTCTAATGATGATTGCTCTTTACTCCATTAATCTACGGATTATGGGGCTTACAGTTGAGAACTCGATTGGAAGACCGAATATTCCTCTTCTAAATTCTGAAACATTGTTTAGTCAGTTTTATAGTTGGTGGGGGAGCTTAGGAATTGATGAAGCGATCAATAATTTTTTGAAAAGTATAGGAATAGAGTTTGTTCCTTCTACTTGGGGAACGATTGTTATTGTTGCAATTTTAGTTTTTGCTATTAAATTAATAGTAGATTGGTTCTTGAAGACAGAGGTAGGCCTAGCTATCCGTGCAACAGGAGACAATAAAAAAATGATCAGAAGTTTTTCAGCTAATACTGATACTCTCGTTATTATAGGTCTAGGTATTTCAAATGGTCTTGTTGCTCTCTCTGGTGCCCTAATAGCACAATATGCAAAATTTGCTGACATAGGAATGGGTATCGGAATGATTGTAATAGGTTTAGCATCCGTTATTATAGGTGAAGCAATTTTTGGTACAAAAACAATTGTGCGAACTACTTTAGCGGTAATTGCTGGAGCGATTATTTATCGTATTGTACTTGCACTTGCCCTTCGTGTGGAATTATTAGATACCGGTGATATGAAACTAATCACAGCAGTTATCGTTATTTGTGCATTAATTCTACCTCAATATTTTGATAAGCGACGAGAAAAAAGTAGAAAAGCTAAGCGTCATGCTGAGCGTGCCATTTCCAATGTAAATGTGATAAAACGGGAGGGGAATGACCTTGCTTAA
- a CDS encoding GGDEF domain-containing protein, with amino-acid sequence MAIEEIDYGDLLFYIIEEKAIQTVFQPIISLQNGHIYGYEALSRGPENTPLQNPEVLFDYAMKSGKLWELENLCRGNALKYAHHLKAEGKLFINVNPNIMNDPKFKQGFTKEFLSRFNMDSDSIVFEITEREAINNLKDFISTVEHYKKQFYQIAIDDVGSGYSGLNVITDVRPHFIKLDMKLIRDIEKDRTKQLLVKSLSEFANYSQIHIIAEGIETQEELLTLIDIGVHYGQGYFIQKPNKQLFPVRKELKKLIELESVRKNRISSNRLTDTSIEQIATPLRTIASHTSISKVSKLMDSNDALPGFCIKDGNKLIGVITRNKLHLKFSGPYGYSLYNAKPVTAIMSRNYMKVDASTPIDVVAKIAMKRDPIHLYDFITITKEDEYFGVVTVKDLLEKSMQLEIDYAKHLNPLSELPGNIMIEKELQKCIDNLEELTVLYLDIDNFKPYNDVYGFEKGDKVIIRLAEILEKNAPENGFVGHIGGDDFIMIVHTHISKELCEKVIQEFNSSIEHFYHSHDLLKGSIISKNRHGIEEHFPLLTISIAGVTNKTVLSIYELSEKASYLKKQCKQLAGSNSLLDI; translated from the coding sequence ATGGCAATTGAGGAAATAGATTACGGAGATTTACTTTTTTATATAATTGAAGAAAAAGCAATTCAAACTGTTTTCCAACCAATTATCTCGCTTCAAAACGGCCATATTTATGGATATGAAGCATTATCTCGGGGTCCCGAAAATACTCCTTTACAAAACCCAGAAGTACTTTTTGATTATGCTATGAAAAGCGGAAAACTATGGGAGCTCGAAAATTTATGTCGAGGAAACGCATTAAAATATGCACATCACTTAAAGGCAGAAGGAAAATTGTTTATTAATGTGAATCCTAATATTATGAATGACCCAAAGTTCAAACAAGGATTTACGAAAGAATTTCTAAGTAGATTTAATATGGATTCGGATTCAATTGTTTTTGAAATAACGGAAAGAGAAGCGATAAATAATTTAAAGGATTTTATTAGTACTGTTGAACATTATAAAAAGCAGTTTTATCAAATTGCAATTGACGATGTTGGCTCTGGATATTCAGGGTTAAATGTCATAACAGATGTACGTCCACACTTTATTAAACTTGATATGAAGCTCATTCGTGATATAGAAAAAGATCGCACTAAACAACTTCTCGTGAAAAGTTTAAGTGAATTTGCAAATTATTCACAAATACATATTATTGCTGAGGGAATTGAAACACAAGAAGAGCTGCTTACTTTAATTGATATAGGAGTTCATTATGGACAAGGATACTTCATACAAAAACCAAATAAACAACTCTTCCCTGTTAGAAAAGAATTAAAAAAACTTATCGAGTTAGAAAGTGTTCGAAAAAATAGAATAAGCTCCAACCGTTTAACGGACACATCCATTGAACAAATCGCTACTCCTTTACGTACTATCGCAAGTCATACATCTATTTCTAAAGTAAGTAAATTGATGGATTCTAACGATGCCTTACCAGGTTTTTGTATAAAAGATGGAAATAAGTTAATTGGTGTTATTACAAGAAATAAGTTACACCTAAAATTTAGTGGCCCGTACGGATACAGTCTTTATAATGCTAAGCCAGTCACCGCAATCATGAGTAGAAATTATATGAAAGTAGATGCATCAACACCTATTGATGTAGTTGCTAAAATTGCCATGAAACGTGATCCGATTCATTTATACGATTTCATAACGATTACAAAAGAAGACGAATACTTTGGAGTTGTAACGGTAAAAGATTTACTTGAAAAAAGTATGCAGTTAGAAATTGACTATGCCAAGCATTTAAATCCACTTTCTGAGTTGCCTGGCAATATTATGATTGAAAAAGAATTACAAAAATGCATAGATAATTTGGAAGAATTAACTGTACTTTATTTAGATATTGATAATTTTAAGCCCTATAACGATGTATATGGATTTGAAAAGGGCGATAAAGTCATTATTAGATTAGCAGAAATATTAGAAAAAAATGCACCAGAGAATGGCTTTGTAGGACATATAGGTGGTGACGATTTCATCATGATTGTCCATACCCATATCAGTAAGGAATTATGTGAAAAAGTTATTCAGGAATTCAATTCTTCCATTGAACATTTCTATCATTCGCATGATCTTCTTAAAGGGAGTATAATCTCTAAAAACCGCCATGGAATTGAAGAGCATTTTCCACTTTTGACTATTTCCATCGCTGGTGTTACAAACAAAACTGTTTTATCTATTTATGAACTCTCAGAAAAAGCAAGTTATTTAAAAAAACAATGCAAACAACTCGCTGGAAGCAACTCACTCCTAGATATATGA
- the rlmN gene encoding 23S rRNA (adenine(2503)-C(2))-methyltransferase RlmN, producing the protein MQKSIYGLTKDQLIEWLLEHGQKKFRAEQVWDWLYIKRVQSFDEMNNVNKDCLQLLKDNFVIQTLKESVKQESADGTIKFLFQMQDGNLIETVLMRFKYGLSVCVTTQVGCNIGCSFCASGLLKKSRDLDAGEIVGQIMKVQEHLDNLGKSERVSHIVVMGIGEPFDNYTNLMNFLRVVNDQKGLAIGARHITVSTSGLAKKIYDYADENIQVNLAVSLHAPNDELRSRIMVINKAFPIEKVMAAVDYYLEKTNRRITFEYILLKDVNDHIEEAQQLAKLLENKRHLSYVNLIPYNPVDEHGQYQRSSEESISAFFQTLKNKGINCGVRMEQGTDIDAACGQLRSKQIKKQKTTV; encoded by the coding sequence ATGCAGAAATCAATTTATGGTCTAACAAAAGATCAGTTAATAGAGTGGTTATTAGAACATGGTCAAAAGAAATTTAGAGCAGAACAGGTTTGGGATTGGTTATACATTAAAAGAGTGCAAAGCTTTGATGAGATGAATAATGTCAACAAAGATTGTCTTCAATTGTTGAAAGACAACTTTGTCATTCAGACTTTGAAAGAATCTGTAAAGCAAGAATCTGCCGATGGAACCATTAAGTTTTTATTTCAAATGCAGGATGGGAATCTTATTGAAACAGTGTTAATGCGTTTCAAATATGGACTGTCTGTTTGTGTAACGACACAGGTAGGGTGTAACATAGGTTGCAGTTTCTGTGCTAGTGGATTGCTTAAGAAAAGTCGTGATTTAGACGCAGGTGAGATTGTAGGGCAAATTATGAAAGTGCAAGAGCACTTGGATAATTTGGGTAAAAGTGAGCGAGTAAGCCATATCGTAGTAATGGGTATCGGAGAACCATTCGATAACTATACAAACTTAATGAACTTCTTACGCGTCGTGAACGATCAAAAAGGACTTGCGATTGGAGCAAGACATATTACTGTTTCAACAAGTGGACTAGCTAAGAAAATCTATGATTATGCTGATGAGAACATTCAAGTGAATCTTGCTGTTTCATTACATGCTCCAAATGATGAGCTTCGTTCACGTATTATGGTCATCAATAAAGCATTCCCTATTGAGAAGGTTATGGCTGCAGTTGATTACTATCTAGAAAAAACGAATCGCCGAATAACTTTTGAATATATTCTGCTTAAAGATGTAAATGATCATATAGAGGAAGCACAACAATTAGCAAAACTGTTGGAAAACAAACGTCACTTATCTTATGTGAATCTAATTCCGTACAACCCAGTAGACGAGCATGGCCAATATCAACGTAGCTCGGAGGAATCCATTAGTGCGTTTTTCCAAACGTTGAAAAACAAAGGAATTAACTGTGGTGTTCGTATGGAGCAAGGAACAGATATTGACGCAGCTTGCGGGCAACTACGAAGCAAACAGATAAAAAAACAAAAAACTACTGTATAA